The following are encoded in a window of Zymoseptoria tritici IPO323 chromosome 4, whole genome shotgun sequence genomic DNA:
- the PWP1 gene encoding PWP1 periodic tryptophan protein (Protein with WD-40 repeats, WD40 domain is found in eukaryotic proteins with wide variety of functions: adaptor/regulatory modules in signal transduction, pre-mRNA processing and cytoskeleton assembly; PWP1 in yeast is involved in rRNA processing; associates with trans-acting ribosome biogenesis factors; putative member of beta-transducin superfamily.) — MTSMITATAWVPRGHAAAFPTKYQMDDDEYARIAKLAKLELDDAKVDLEKARDALNKVNMGDTSEGAEDDDKDEEDSDNDSDDEAAKDDDLAEYDMEHYDDEPNVPGEEDDEPAGGVFSNIKDLAYHTDNNDDPYLTIPEGELSDDEEREELQILPTDSVLLSARIEDEVAHLEVYVYEDGADNLYVHHDVMLPAVPLCVEWVGTKVGQNAASSDGGNFAAVGTMDPDIELWDLDIVDCMYPNAVLGQNSQGGGMDMPEPVLKKKKKKTKKSNDAYHVDSVLALAANRQHRNLLASASADKTTKLWDLTTCTAAHSYSHHTDKVCALAWHPSQSSILLSGSYDRTIVAADMRAPGAKVPRWGVESDVEQLRWDPHDDNRFYVSTENGVLHCFDARTLPATPEASKAVWRLQAHDQTLSTFSLNPAVPGFIATGSTDRTVKLWNVTADSGPSMVVSRDLEVGKVWDTSTNKAVREAFATRVRLPEPVDGVLKERFVGIAKDTEVEDEEDEAEENGGEGGWESMDEN; from the exons ATGACTTCTATGATCACAGCGACCGCATGGGTCCCTCGAGGCCATGCGGCGGCCTTTCCCACGAAGTACCAaatggacgacgacgaatacGCTCGCATTGCGAAACTGGCgaagctcgagctcgacgatGCAAAGGTAGATTTGGAAAAGGCGAGGGATGCGTTGAACAAAGTGAACATGGGAGATACTTCAGAAGGAGCTGAAGACGATgacaaggacgaggaggactcggacaacgacagcgacgacgaggccGCAAAGGACGACGATCTTGCGGAATACGACATGGAGCACTACGACGACGAACCGAACGTTcccggcgaggaggatgacgaaCCTGCGGGCGGTGTTTTCAGCAACATCAAAGACCTTGCATATCACACAgacaacaacgacgatcCATACCTAACGATCCCTGAAGGAGAGCTAtcagacgacgaagagcgagaagagcTGCAAATCCTGCCCACCGACAGTGTTCTGCTATCGGCAAGAATAGAAGACGAGGTCGCACATCTGGAAGTATACGTCTACGAAGATGGTGCGGACAACTTGTACGTTCACCACGATGTCATGCTGCCCGCCGTCCCACTTTGCGTAGAATGGGTCGGAACAAAAGTCGGACAAAACGCCGCCTCGAGCGATGGAGGGAACTTCGCCGCCGTGGGGACAATGGATCCGGACATTGAGCTGTGGGATCTGGATATCGTGGACTGTATGTACCCAAACGCAGTCCTCGGACAAAACTCGCAAGGCGGAGGTATGGACATGCCCGAACCAGTGCtcaagaaaaagaagaaaaAGACCAAGAAGTCAAACGACGCCTACCACGTCGACTCCGTCCTCGCTCTCGCCGCCAACCGACAACACCgcaacctcctcgcctccgcatCCGCCGATAAGACGACCAAACTCTGGGATCTCACAACTTGCACCGCTGCGCACTCTTACTCACATCACACCGACAAAGTCTGCGCCCTCGCATGGCATCCTTCGCagtcctccatcctcctctccgggTCCTACGACCGCACAATCGTTGCAGCGGACATGCGCGCTCCTGGAGCAAAAGTCCCCCGATGGGGCGTTGAGTCAGACGTCGAGCAGTTGCGATGGGACCCACATGATGACAACCGCTTCTACGTCAGCACGGAGAATGGTGTGCTTCATTGCTTCGATGCGCGCACATTACCCGCGACGCCAGAGGCAAGTAAAGCCGTGTGGAGACTCCAAGCGCACGACCAGACTCTTTCGACATTCTCGCTCAATCCTGCTGTACCCGGGTTCATTGCTACGGGCTCCACTGATCGGACGGTGAAGTTGTGGAATGTGACGGCGGACAGTGGGCCGAGTATGGTCGTTTCACGAGATTTGGAAGTCGGGAAG GTGTGGGATACGAGTACGAACAAAGCCGTGCGCGAGGCGTTTGCAACGAGGGTGAGGTTGCCGGAGCCAGTGGATGGAGTGCTCAAGGAGCGATTCGTTGGTATTGCAAAGGACACAGAGGttgaggacgaagaggacgaggcggaggaaaacggtggcgagggaggatggGAGTCGATGGACGAGAACTAG